The Acidicapsa ligni genome has a window encoding:
- a CDS encoding NHL domain-containing protein, with translation MSHDSKHFERGYMRYRTISHVHSMFRLFVLLFVVLAATGYAGAQTLAFTPGQYKVYAGNPLPPGNKGPSLSPATFTGTAANLVLGGPGNMVFDSAGNLYIMDTGNAIVRVVAASNNPIPALLPGTKVQAGHVYTVAGTTNGTGSTIPPGCVDVQGNGCPATEASFVFDYGIAVDKNGNVYIPDASNSQIRVVYGGTGSLPGITNPRQGYMYALTNQQNDHSGEISGENGPAVSATPTDPVSIAVDSNGNIFFNDGYSTDIHFIYSGGNLPSNFFPAGVTPTQGHFYQLTNGFGIGCTATTGVCDGYPIGEAYFSNTPDYIAFDGSDNLYVFDQADAEVRAVFVGGKLPGLDSSSLTVGYIYAIAGNGQFGPATLGGAALQSPLTLAGQGGGGYAGFTLDPAGDFYFSAQGSQSQSIQSIYKVDTSGILTNVFGGTAQCANTITTGSSAPPLDAQLEGCSSLSITDTNTNGLAVDANGNLFIADYSNSGSHVVMESNMSTSTIAYTDTAGLPIVNPTLTVSNIGTQALQLSNIVFTGPFSQVATGGSNDCSASTNLASGEDCIIGLNFTPPTPGQMSGTLTIASNATNAVSGTNTNVMTFSAIVAQATSSTKVTAIPGGSVLSNAGQSVTLTAVVAPEYQDTLIPSGTVTFMDGSTTLGTATLSGPTATFTVSAFAAGTHSISAVYSGDTNFLASTASPYAVVVAPASSPVAVVSITSSASSVNGGQSVIFTATASSFSGTGTPTGTISFQSGANLLPNSQMVLNNGTASFTTTLPAGSNQISAVYSGDSHFGANASAPVTVQVNSSGLIQVNPGVISLVTGSYFTNSGAAPASGSAANAAQFSPSGLAVDSYGNTYTFGPSVAGIYNGSSIFVTASGNGPIPGISNPKKGLIYLLGSATACANSGISACGDGGPVSQAYFTASGAMAIDALNNIYVSDNGEIRKISVATGNVTNLGGSYGQSGDTGDNGPASAAQLVASSIFADANGNVYFADSYDRVVRRIDGQTGIITTIAGQTPAFAGDPKSCNTLPCGDGGQATAATLIGPVGIFVDQASNVYIGDYGNVSGANPGVVRKIDGQTGIISLYAGMYTSPNLTYYNVCDPQEQMPCGDGGPATSASINNISAMTGDQSGNIYIADNSLIVVRQINAKTGIINTIAGNLADAGNSFDPFSNKCANSNHPLAGSAPCGDGTAATSAFLNNPTALAVDSQGNFYIADGGFSSGTDTIRMVSGSTTTLDYGSESLGSLTGNNILLTNLGSQPVDITGLTIPINFPQQATGTSDCSASTTLAAGAFCQLDLAFFPTETGAVTQTATIASNSTNATNGVNTITLIGTGSAAGGTQKQNITFNAPVGPFYAGQQIPLTATSDAQAQPALQVEYLVTAGSAEILNNNTASATLKIIGAGSVAVTAYQFGNSTYAPATPVTVTLMATTPILTFTPTLPSITVGTSLPSYNSTSNYTVAGFVGSDTASVITGQPLISVLDSSGNTIAPGTVLNAGSYTVSIALGTLNFPSYYQPQYVQGTLNVTGSNKQTITFNALPTNITYAGATNYTLNAVAYDATTGKADGESITYTATGPATVAGNVLTITGAGTVNVTALQAGDSTYASVSAAQTIQVAKASLTITAVSVTYAQGVPLPSFTSASSYAITGLLPGDNVFAVTGQPLLSIVDTNGLAGTAGSILSPGSTPPAGNYTLSISTGQLAAANYNFTFVNGTLTVSSGTPQTISFGPIPSVVYGAAPITLGASSSATALSVSYSASPSNLVSLSGNTLTILGAGTITITASQGGNNTYAPAKPVQQTLVVAPATLTVTAANATRLTNTLNPAFNYTLSGFVNNDIAGSSVSGTPALSTTATVTSPIGQYPINFVISPTTGLTGNLTSTNYAFNFVPGTLNVTSGGPIPDYSITATPQAVTVVQGQTVQVQISLLPVNYYQGLVNLSCGSLPANMTCTFSPASLTATGNNALVSSTLTINTNPSSPIVGQVRTPGSPSIFTAAFFWLPGGLAGLLLFISRRKINWDRRITYLAIFMLLLSVTGGLTACGGGSASGGSNLAPTGPSTFTVTAADAAGSVTHNLPISITVR, from the coding sequence TTGTCTCACGATTCAAAACACTTCGAGAGGGGCTATATGCGGTATCGCACTATTTCGCACGTTCATAGCATGTTCCGGTTGTTTGTTCTGCTGTTTGTAGTGCTGGCAGCTACAGGCTACGCAGGGGCGCAGACCCTTGCCTTCACGCCTGGCCAATACAAGGTCTATGCAGGTAACCCACTACCGCCGGGCAATAAGGGCCCCAGTCTGTCGCCGGCAACCTTTACCGGCACGGCGGCCAACCTGGTCCTGGGCGGTCCCGGAAATATGGTTTTTGACTCAGCCGGGAATCTTTACATCATGGACACAGGTAACGCCATCGTGCGTGTGGTGGCTGCCAGCAACAATCCCATTCCGGCGCTCCTCCCCGGCACAAAGGTGCAGGCGGGCCATGTGTACACCGTGGCCGGAACCACGAACGGCACAGGCAGCACGATTCCGCCCGGATGCGTGGATGTTCAGGGCAACGGCTGCCCGGCAACTGAAGCGTCCTTTGTTTTTGATTATGGCATCGCCGTCGACAAGAACGGCAACGTCTACATTCCGGACGCTTCCAATAGCCAGATTCGAGTCGTCTACGGTGGAACCGGGAGCCTGCCCGGAATCACAAATCCCAGGCAGGGCTATATGTACGCCCTGACCAACCAGCAGAACGATCATAGTGGCGAGATCTCCGGCGAGAATGGTCCCGCTGTGAGCGCTACCCCGACGGACCCTGTTTCTATAGCTGTGGACAGCAACGGGAACATCTTCTTCAACGATGGCTACTCGACCGACATCCACTTCATCTACAGCGGCGGTAACCTGCCGTCGAACTTCTTCCCCGCGGGCGTCACACCGACGCAAGGGCACTTCTATCAGTTGACCAACGGCTTCGGCATCGGCTGCACCGCCACGACTGGTGTCTGCGATGGCTACCCGATAGGAGAGGCATATTTCTCGAATACTCCGGATTACATCGCCTTTGATGGCTCGGACAATCTATACGTCTTCGACCAGGCTGATGCAGAAGTTCGAGCTGTCTTCGTTGGCGGCAAACTTCCCGGCCTCGACTCGTCTTCCCTGACCGTCGGCTATATCTACGCGATCGCTGGCAATGGGCAATTTGGTCCCGCGACCCTTGGGGGCGCGGCGCTTCAAAGTCCGCTTACGCTCGCCGGCCAAGGTGGTGGTGGTTATGCTGGTTTCACCTTAGACCCCGCCGGCGATTTCTACTTTTCCGCTCAGGGCTCTCAATCTCAAAGCATACAGTCGATCTATAAAGTCGATACATCCGGAATCCTGACTAACGTCTTCGGTGGGACCGCGCAATGCGCAAACACGATTACGACCGGTTCCAGCGCTCCTCCGCTTGACGCACAACTGGAAGGATGTTCCTCTCTCTCCATCACCGACACCAACACCAACGGCCTGGCCGTAGACGCCAATGGGAATCTGTTCATTGCGGATTACAGTAACTCGGGTAGTCACGTGGTCATGGAGTCGAATATGTCGACCTCCACGATTGCGTATACCGATACCGCCGGCCTGCCCATTGTGAACCCGACCCTCACGGTCTCCAATATCGGCACGCAGGCGCTGCAGCTCAGCAACATCGTCTTTACCGGCCCATTCAGTCAGGTGGCTACGGGCGGATCGAACGATTGCTCCGCTTCCACCAACCTGGCCAGTGGCGAAGATTGCATAATTGGTTTGAACTTCACACCCCCAACCCCCGGTCAAATGTCCGGTACGTTGACGATTGCCAGCAACGCAACCAATGCGGTCAGCGGTACCAACACAAACGTGATGACCTTCTCTGCAATAGTGGCGCAGGCCACCAGCTCCACCAAGGTGACGGCAATCCCCGGCGGCTCTGTCCTTTCCAATGCCGGACAGTCCGTAACCCTGACTGCCGTGGTCGCTCCGGAGTATCAGGACACGCTCATTCCTAGCGGAACAGTCACATTCATGGATGGTTCCACCACCCTGGGTACCGCGACTCTGAGCGGTCCTACGGCTACATTTACCGTCAGCGCATTTGCAGCCGGGACGCACTCCATCTCTGCGGTCTATAGCGGCGATACGAACTTCCTCGCCAGTACTGCGTCTCCCTATGCCGTTGTCGTGGCGCCTGCTTCCTCACCTGTTGCTGTGGTTTCGATCACCAGCTCTGCATCGTCGGTCAATGGGGGGCAGTCGGTTATTTTCACCGCTACTGCGTCATCCTTCTCCGGCACCGGCACTCCTACCGGAACAATCAGCTTCCAGTCCGGCGCCAACCTGTTGCCCAACAGCCAGATGGTCTTGAACAACGGCACGGCCAGCTTCACCACCACGCTGCCTGCAGGTTCGAACCAGATCAGCGCCGTGTATAGCGGTGACAGCCACTTCGGCGCAAACGCATCGGCCCCGGTAACGGTGCAGGTGAACTCCTCCGGGCTGATCCAAGTCAATCCCGGCGTCATTTCTCTGGTTACAGGCAGCTATTTCACTAACAGCGGCGCGGCCCCGGCCAGTGGAAGCGCAGCCAATGCGGCCCAATTTTCGCCATCAGGTCTGGCGGTAGACAGCTACGGCAATACCTACACCTTCGGACCCAGCGTTGCTGGCATCTATAACGGCAGTTCGATCTTCGTAACCGCCTCCGGCAACGGACCCATTCCTGGAATCAGCAACCCAAAGAAGGGGCTCATTTACCTGCTGGGCAGCGCAACGGCCTGCGCCAACTCTGGCATCTCGGCTTGTGGGGACGGCGGTCCGGTCAGCCAGGCCTACTTCACAGCTTCGGGAGCCATGGCTATCGATGCCCTCAATAATATCTATGTGAGTGACAACGGAGAAATCCGCAAGATCTCGGTCGCAACCGGCAATGTGACCAACCTGGGCGGCAGCTATGGCCAGTCTGGCGATACGGGAGATAACGGTCCTGCTTCCGCCGCTCAACTTGTCGCGAGCTCTATCTTTGCGGACGCGAATGGCAACGTCTATTTCGCGGATTCTTATGACCGGGTGGTACGACGCATCGACGGCCAGACCGGCATTATCACCACCATCGCCGGACAGACTCCAGCCTTCGCTGGGGATCCCAAGAGCTGCAACACATTGCCCTGCGGTGATGGCGGCCAGGCAACCGCTGCCACGCTGATTGGCCCCGTCGGCATCTTCGTCGATCAGGCCAGCAACGTGTATATCGGCGACTACGGCAATGTTTCCGGAGCTAACCCCGGCGTGGTTCGCAAGATCGATGGCCAGACCGGCATCATCTCCCTCTATGCGGGCATGTACACCAGCCCGAACCTGACCTATTACAACGTGTGTGATCCGCAGGAGCAGATGCCATGCGGCGACGGCGGCCCAGCCACCAGCGCCAGCATCAACAACATCAGCGCCATGACCGGCGACCAAAGCGGTAACATCTATATCGCCGACAACAGCCTCATCGTGGTGCGCCAGATCAACGCCAAAACCGGCATCATCAACACCATTGCCGGCAATCTCGCAGACGCCGGCAACTCCTTTGACCCGTTCTCTAACAAGTGCGCCAACAGCAACCACCCGCTGGCAGGCAGCGCCCCTTGCGGCGATGGCACCGCCGCCACCTCGGCCTTCCTGAATAACCCGACTGCCCTTGCGGTCGATTCTCAGGGCAACTTCTATATCGCCGACGGCGGATTCAGCTCGGGAACCGATACCATTCGCATGGTGAGCGGATCGACCACCACCCTGGATTATGGAAGCGAGTCCCTGGGCAGCCTCACCGGGAACAACATCCTGTTGACCAATCTGGGCAGTCAGCCGGTCGACATCACCGGCCTTACCATCCCCATCAACTTCCCGCAACAGGCCACTGGCACCAGCGATTGCTCTGCCTCAACCACCCTGGCCGCTGGAGCGTTCTGCCAGCTCGATCTGGCGTTCTTCCCGACCGAGACCGGGGCCGTTACCCAGACTGCCACCATCGCCAGTAACTCGACCAACGCCACCAACGGTGTCAACACCATTACCCTCATCGGCACGGGTTCAGCAGCAGGCGGAACCCAAAAGCAAAACATTACCTTTAATGCCCCGGTCGGACCGTTCTACGCGGGCCAGCAGATTCCGCTTACCGCAACCTCGGATGCTCAAGCTCAGCCCGCACTCCAGGTGGAATACCTGGTGACCGCAGGATCGGCTGAAATTCTGAACAACAATACCGCCAGTGCAACGCTCAAGATCATCGGCGCGGGTAGCGTAGCTGTCACTGCCTACCAGTTCGGTAATAGCACATATGCTCCAGCCACGCCGGTGACTGTCACCCTGATGGCAACCACTCCCATCCTCACCTTTACCCCGACGCTGCCCTCCATTACGGTAGGAACATCCCTTCCGTCCTACAACAGCACGTCGAATTACACTGTTGCCGGGTTTGTAGGCAGCGATACCGCATCCGTGATTACCGGTCAGCCCCTCATTTCGGTTCTGGATTCGAGCGGAAATACAATCGCGCCCGGAACGGTTCTCAATGCCGGCAGCTACACGGTCTCCATTGCACTGGGAACCTTGAACTTCCCCAGCTACTACCAACCCCAATACGTTCAGGGAACCCTGAATGTTACAGGCTCTAATAAGCAGACGATCACCTTCAACGCTCTTCCAACGAACATCACCTACGCGGGCGCTACTAACTACACGCTGAACGCGGTTGCCTACGACGCGACTACCGGCAAAGCCGATGGCGAGAGCATCACATATACGGCAACTGGTCCAGCGACTGTGGCTGGAAATGTCCTGACCATTACCGGTGCGGGCACAGTGAACGTCACAGCACTCCAGGCTGGCGACAGCACCTATGCTTCAGTCTCGGCAGCCCAAACTATCCAGGTAGCCAAGGCATCACTCACAATCACGGCTGTCAGCGTGACCTACGCGCAGGGAGTTCCACTGCCCTCGTTTACGTCCGCCTCAAGCTACGCTATTACCGGCTTGCTGCCCGGAGATAATGTCTTCGCGGTGACTGGCCAACCCTTGCTGTCGATCGTTGACACAAACGGGCTCGCCGGAACAGCGGGATCCATTCTGTCGCCTGGCTCAACTCCGCCGGCGGGTAACTACACCCTCAGCATCAGCACCGGTCAGCTTGCGGCAGCCAATTACAACTTCACGTTCGTAAACGGCACTCTAACCGTGAGTAGCGGAACTCCGCAGACGATTAGTTTCGGGCCCATTCCAAGTGTCGTCTATGGCGCTGCACCGATCACGCTGGGCGCCTCATCCAGCGCGACGGCTCTTTCCGTAAGCTATTCCGCGTCTCCCTCGAACCTGGTCTCGCTCTCCGGCAACACCCTCACCATCCTGGGCGCGGGAACCATCACGATCACGGCGAGCCAGGGTGGCAACAACACCTATGCGCCTGCCAAGCCCGTACAGCAGACCCTGGTGGTAGCACCGGCCACGCTCACGGTGACCGCCGCGAATGCCACGCGCTTAACCAATACGCTCAACCCTGCGTTCAATTACACCTTGAGCGGCTTCGTAAACAACGACATTGCGGGATCTTCCGTGAGCGGAACGCCCGCATTGAGCACCACGGCAACTGTCACATCGCCGATTGGACAGTATCCGATCAATTTTGTCATTAGCCCCACAACCGGCCTGACCGGCAACCTGACTTCGACGAACTATGCCTTCAACTTCGTTCCCGGTACGCTGAACGTGACCTCGGGTGGCCCAATACCGGACTACTCGATCACCGCAACACCGCAAGCCGTCACCGTAGTTCAGGGACAGACCGTGCAGGTGCAGATCTCCCTTCTGCCAGTGAACTATTACCAGGGATTGGTAAACCTGAGTTGCGGCAGCCTTCCCGCAAATATGACCTGCACCTTTTCGCCTGCATCTCTCACGGCCACTGGCAACAATGCGCTTGTGAGTTCGACGCTGACGATCAACACCAACCCGTCCTCGCCCATAGTCGGGCAAGTACGTACACCCGGCTCTCCGTCGATCTTTACCGCGGCATTCTTCTGGCTGCCGGGAGGACTGGCTGGACTGCTCCTGTTCATCTCACGTAGGAAGATCAACTGGGATCGCAGGATAACGTATCTTGCAATCTTCATGCTGTTGCTATCGGTCACAGGAGGGTTGACAGCCTGCGGCGGAGGCAGCGCTTCAGGCGGCTCCAACCTGGCTCCGACTGGACCCAGCACCTTCACCGTAACCGCAGCGGACGCGGCCGGTTCTGTTACCCACAACCTGCCGATTTCCATTACAGTGCGTTAA
- a CDS encoding TonB-dependent receptor has protein sequence MSSILRRIVLTCVCLATSLAAFGQTARFSGQVTDPQNAAIQGVEVEVFNLDTLDKARTTTDNSGSYMVPYLPGGHYRIQVQVPGFAPYTSSALTVTVGQAFIYNVKLSVDSAQSTVSVNSGSEITQVETQNAEISGTVTQQEVTGLQLNGRNFTQLIALVPGVSNQTQQDEAKVGVLGSVAYSVNGGRTEYNSFQVDGAETLNVGINKDHSTLLVYPSVDAIQEIKVLTSNYGAQYPSTGNATTLVTTRSGTNGIHASLYEFIRNEKFNGKGYFDVTNGPPLYRRNDFGGTIGGPIKIPHIYDGKNKSFFFFSEEARIEKSPTAYRQAVPSLAERSGDFSDVCPYEPPGGQDDFPGAGYPDCPQGIGFVNNNFTTLEPLSPTSTAILQTGIIPNPNSYTGCNGGSTPTGSCYLADVSLPTYYREELFRIDHALSDRTQASFRYIHDEWDTTTPIPQFAFVTNSFPTIQNRFYGPGLSLVARVTHTFSPRLLNEFVASYTNSYITLAPKAAPFVSLQRPPQLDQPTCSYAPEGGNCGIGAIFQNGFGGKLPGIIIGGNNAEYGGYGFSVDTSYMPWEHSNPTYSFADNVTRLIGHHSLAFGGQWVIFQRNQLNGPIGAATGDIQGLLTYSNEQSSHTTGNAFADFLLQPTQNDGAINGGYSFGGPASYQQDSAQGRYYQRYQIAEPYIQDDWKVTQRLTINAGLRVSLFGVYHEKNNDAYNWLPTAFNQGLARSLHVANNGQLIDNGSGSAIPIYGKNGAPDPRVINGIVRCGAGSVPNGCMTGHLWNPAPRVGFAWDPLGNGKNSIRAGYGIFFEHGTADEANTGSLEGSAPMVLSMTQLTPLGIGCIGNAAPGCSAAGPGAFPLNVTEIPTKVHWSYVQQWSFSIEHELPRETLVQFAYVGSKGTHLTTEREVNQLIPLLPGTSPFGAHDPLTKQECGNTFAQPIGFDGYHYHLANGATIGPSDPGFINMEAACYGQGTGGNVDPNALREYAPGLGQIYSLENIADSHYNAFQASLRKVSRDLTLGVAYTYSHSIDDASDRSDTTFVNSFDLLSNRSSSNFDQRHLLHFNYIYQLPILQALHSLVDWEGKNPDHNWQSSREPATFGASHLAKTLLDGWQLSGITLFESGIPFTVVNGGSPNGVSFLDNAGVYNGVGSGSYPDKVGSAKGHIPAGGNNSNSFGPLLLNPGAFVAPRGLTFGDAGRNSLNNPHRWNFDAALEKHFALPWEHGDLEFRAEAFNVFNHTQFRIYDPTLGNQPQNTASCYGPSSYSAGDPGGETAPNTTGQPGSTGADPGCLNGSSFLHPVDAHRPRTIQFGMKLNF, from the coding sequence ATGTCTTCCATTTTGCGAAGGATTGTTCTGACGTGTGTCTGCTTGGCAACCAGCCTGGCAGCATTCGGACAGACAGCACGCTTTTCAGGCCAGGTTACTGATCCTCAGAATGCAGCAATTCAGGGCGTGGAGGTTGAAGTTTTCAACCTCGATACTCTGGACAAGGCGAGAACAACGACGGACAATTCCGGCTCTTATATGGTTCCTTACCTGCCGGGTGGGCATTACAGAATCCAGGTGCAAGTGCCCGGCTTTGCCCCGTATACCAGCAGTGCTTTGACGGTGACAGTAGGGCAGGCGTTCATCTACAACGTAAAACTCTCGGTTGATTCCGCGCAGTCGACAGTGAGTGTCAATAGCGGCAGCGAGATCACTCAGGTAGAGACCCAGAACGCCGAAATAAGCGGTACAGTGACGCAGCAGGAAGTTACTGGCCTGCAGTTGAACGGACGAAACTTTACGCAGTTGATTGCGCTTGTACCCGGCGTCAGCAACCAGACACAGCAGGATGAAGCCAAGGTCGGCGTGTTGGGCAGCGTGGCTTACTCGGTCAACGGCGGCCGCACGGAGTACAACAGCTTTCAGGTCGATGGTGCTGAGACGCTGAACGTCGGTATTAACAAGGATCACAGTACGCTGCTTGTATACCCCAGCGTGGATGCCATCCAGGAAATCAAGGTACTGACATCGAATTACGGCGCGCAGTATCCGAGCACAGGCAATGCGACAACACTGGTTACGACGCGGTCCGGCACCAATGGAATTCATGCGAGCCTCTACGAGTTCATTCGCAATGAAAAGTTCAATGGTAAGGGCTACTTTGACGTTACCAACGGACCTCCGTTGTATCGACGAAATGATTTTGGCGGCACAATCGGCGGCCCCATCAAGATCCCGCATATTTATGACGGCAAGAATAAGAGTTTCTTCTTTTTCTCTGAAGAAGCCCGCATAGAGAAGTCGCCAACAGCATACCGGCAGGCGGTGCCATCGCTTGCGGAACGAAGCGGTGACTTCAGCGATGTCTGCCCGTATGAACCGCCAGGCGGCCAGGACGATTTTCCTGGAGCCGGTTATCCGGATTGTCCGCAGGGGATAGGGTTCGTCAACAATAACTTCACTACGCTGGAGCCGCTTTCTCCGACTTCCACCGCCATTCTGCAGACGGGCATTATTCCGAATCCAAATTCCTATACGGGATGCAACGGCGGATCGACACCGACAGGCTCCTGCTATCTGGCGGATGTTTCGTTGCCAACTTACTATCGCGAAGAGTTATTTCGCATTGACCATGCGCTCAGCGATAGAACCCAGGCCTCTTTTCGTTATATTCACGACGAATGGGACACCACCACTCCGATACCGCAGTTTGCTTTCGTCACGAATAGCTTTCCGACTATCCAGAACAGGTTTTATGGACCGGGCCTCAGCCTGGTTGCGCGTGTAACTCATACTTTCAGCCCACGGCTTCTGAATGAGTTCGTGGCAAGCTATACGAATTCGTACATCACGCTTGCCCCCAAGGCAGCACCTTTTGTCTCACTACAGCGGCCGCCACAGCTCGACCAGCCGACCTGCAGCTACGCTCCTGAGGGCGGCAACTGCGGCATCGGGGCGATCTTTCAAAACGGATTTGGCGGAAAGCTCCCGGGCATTATCATCGGCGGCAACAATGCGGAGTATGGCGGCTACGGCTTCAGCGTGGATACCAGTTACATGCCATGGGAGCATAGCAATCCAACGTACAGCTTTGCCGATAACGTAACCCGCCTCATAGGCCACCACAGCCTCGCGTTTGGCGGACAATGGGTGATCTTCCAGCGCAACCAGCTCAACGGTCCCATCGGTGCGGCTACAGGCGACATACAGGGATTGCTGACCTACAGCAATGAGCAGTCCTCCCATACCACGGGCAACGCGTTTGCCGATTTCCTTTTGCAGCCCACCCAAAACGACGGTGCAATCAATGGTGGTTATTCATTCGGCGGTCCAGCCAGTTATCAGCAGGATAGCGCGCAGGGCAGGTATTACCAGCGCTATCAGATAGCCGAACCTTATATTCAGGACGACTGGAAGGTGACGCAACGCCTCACCATCAACGCGGGCCTGCGTGTCAGCCTCTTCGGCGTCTACCACGAAAAAAATAACGACGCTTACAACTGGCTGCCCACGGCCTTCAATCAGGGATTGGCGCGATCGCTGCACGTTGCAAACAACGGGCAGTTGATCGACAACGGCAGCGGGAGTGCGATACCCATCTATGGCAAGAATGGCGCTCCGGACCCACGTGTCATCAATGGCATCGTGCGCTGCGGGGCAGGCAGCGTTCCAAACGGTTGCATGACCGGACACCTGTGGAATCCAGCTCCCCGCGTCGGTTTCGCCTGGGATCCGCTCGGGAATGGCAAGAATTCCATTCGTGCCGGATACGGCATCTTCTTCGAACACGGCACCGCGGACGAGGCCAACACCGGCTCACTCGAAGGCAGCGCGCCGATGGTGCTGAGCATGACGCAGCTCACTCCGCTTGGCATCGGCTGTATCGGCAATGCAGCACCTGGGTGTTCCGCTGCAGGACCGGGAGCTTTCCCGCTCAACGTGACGGAGATTCCTACCAAGGTCCACTGGTCGTATGTGCAGCAATGGAGCTTCAGCATTGAGCACGAACTGCCAAGGGAGACACTCGTCCAATTCGCCTACGTGGGCAGTAAGGGAACGCACCTGACCACGGAACGCGAAGTCAATCAGCTCATTCCGCTGCTGCCGGGCACGTCGCCTTTTGGTGCGCATGATCCGCTTACCAAACAGGAATGCGGCAACACCTTTGCGCAGCCGATCGGCTTCGATGGCTATCACTATCATCTGGCGAACGGCGCGACCATTGGGCCTTCCGACCCCGGCTTCATCAATATGGAAGCCGCCTGCTATGGACAGGGAACCGGCGGTAATGTCGACCCCAACGCTCTTCGTGAATATGCGCCGGGCCTGGGTCAGATCTACTCACTGGAGAACATCGCAGACTCGCACTATAACGCCTTCCAGGCCTCGCTGCGCAAGGTCTCGCGAGATCTGACGCTGGGTGTGGCTTACACATACAGCCACTCGATCGACGATGCCTCCGACCGCTCCGACACAACGTTCGTCAACTCCTTCGATCTGCTGTCGAACCGCTCCAGCTCCAACTTTGATCAGCGGCATTTGCTGCACTTCAACTATATCTACCAACTGCCCATCCTGCAGGCTCTGCATAGTCTTGTGGACTGGGAAGGGAAGAACCCGGACCACAATTGGCAGTCTAGTCGTGAGCCTGCAACATTCGGGGCTTCGCACTTAGCCAAGACCCTTCTGGATGGTTGGCAGCTATCGGGCATTACGCTCTTCGAGTCGGGCATACCCTTCACCGTGGTTAACGGTGGCAGTCCCAATGGCGTGTCGTTCCTGGATAACGCGGGCGTCTACAACGGCGTAGGCTCGGGTTCCTATCCCGATAAGGTGGGGTCCGCGAAGGGGCACATTCCCGCTGGCGGCAATAACTCCAACAGCTTTGGACCGCTGCTGCTTAACCCTGGAGCATTCGTTGCGCCTCGTGGTCTGACCTTCGGAGATGCAGGGCGCAATTCACTCAATAACCCTCATCGCTGGAACTTCGATGCGGCCCTGGAGAAGCACTTCGCTCTGCCCTGGGAACATGGCGATCTTGAGTTCCGCGCGGAAGCGTTTAACGTCTTCAACCATACGCAATTCCGCATCTACGATCCGACCCTCGGCAATCAGCCGCAAAACACCGCGAGCTGCTATGGCCCGTCGAGTTATTCGGCAGGCGATCCCGGTGGGGAAACAGCGCCAAATACCACAGGCCAGCCAGGCTCTACGGGTGCGGATCCCGGCTGCCTGAACGGATCCTCGTTTCTGCATCCTGTCGATGCACATCGTCCACGCACCATCCAGTTCGGCATGAAGCTGAACTTCTAG